GCTCGAGGTCGAGACCGACCGCAACGGCGCGATCTGGGCGTGGCGGCCGGGCACGGGCCCCGGCGGTGGCGCCGGTGCGCCGCACGCGATCGTCACCGGGAGCCACCTCGACTCCGTGCCGGGCGGCGGCGCCTTCGACGGCCCGCTCGGCGTCGCGTCGGCGCTCGCCGCCGTCGACCTGCTCGACGCCCGGGGCGTGCGCACCGAGCGGCCCCTGGCCGTCGTGGCGTTCCCGGAGGAGGAGGGTGCACGCTTCGGCGTCGCCTGCCTCGGCTCCCGGTTGCTCGCGGGCGCGATCGACCCCGACCGGGCGCGCGGCCTGCGCGACGCCGACGGTCGCACGTTCGCGGAGGTCGCGGCCGGCGCCGGTCTCGACGTCGACCGGATCGGGCCCGACCCCGCGCGGCTCGCGGGCATCGACGCGTTCGTGGAGCTGCACGTGGAGCAGGGGCGCGGGCTGGTCGACCTGGGCCGGCCCGTCGCGATCGGCTCGTCCATCCTGGGCCACGGCCGCTGGCGCTTCTCCGTGACCGGCGAGGGCAACCACGCCGGCACGACCCGGATGCCCGACCGGCGCGACCCGATGGTGGTCGCCGCGGGGATCGTGCTCGCCGCCCGCGACGCCGCCGTGGCGCACGCGGAGGCCCGGGCGACGGTCGGCCGCGTCGTACCGGTGCCCGGGGGCACCAACGTCATCGCCTCCCGCGTCGACCTGTGGCTCGACGCGCGGCACCCCGACGACGCCGTGACGGCGGCGGTCGTCGCGGAGATCGAGCGGCAGGCGGGCCGGTTGGCCGCGGCGCAGGGGTGCGCGGTGACGCTGACGGAGGAGTCCTACGGCGGCACGGTCCACTTCGACGCCGACCTGTCGGGGCGGCTGGCGCAGGTGCTGCCGGACGCGCCGGTGCTCGACACCGGGGCGGGCCACGACGCCGGCGTGCTCGCGTCGGCGATCCCGACGGCGATGCTCTTCACCCGGAACCCGACGGGCGTGTCCCACTCGCCGGAGGAGGCGTGCGAGGACGTCGACGCCGAGGCCGGCGCCGTCGCGCTCGCCGACGTGCTGGAGCGCCTCCTGCGGGAGCCCGTGGGCGTCTCCTAGGGTTCACCTGTGTCCACCGAGGAGAACGACGCCGCACTGCTGCGCAACCGGGCCGGTACGGCGCGGGAGCGACGCCCCGAGGACCCGCTCGAGGAGCTCGAGCTGGAGGAGGCGATCGCGCGCAACGTGCGGAGCCTGCGCACGCAGCAGGGCCTGTCGGTGGGCGAGACGGCGGAGAGGGTCGGCATCTCGAAGGCGATGCTGTCGAAGATCGAGAACGCCCAGACCTCGTGCAGCCTGTCGACGCTGGCGCGGTTGGCCGTCGGCCTCGACGTACCGGTCACCTCCCTCTTCCGCGGCGCCGACGCCGAGCGTCCCGCGGCGTTCGTCGCGGCCGGCACGGGGGCCCGCATCGTGCGGGCGGGGACGAAGGAGGGGCACGAGTACGAGCTCCTCGGCTCGCTGCGCGGCGAGCACAAGCGCCTCGAGTGCCTCCACGTGACGCTCACGGAGAAGAGCGAGACCTACCCGCTCTTCCAGCACCCCGGCACCGAGTTCATCTTCATGCTCGAGGGCGTCATGGACTACTCGCACTCGCGCTCGGTCTACCGGTTGCACCCCGGCGACTCGCTGCAGATGGACGGCGAGGGCGCCCACGGCCCGGTCGAGCTCGTCGAGCTGCCCATCCGGTTCCTGTCGGTGATCGCGTTCCCGGAGGCTTCGCTGTGAGCCTGCCGGGGAAGGGAGGCGCGGTGAGCATCGTGCGGTGGTGGGACCAGAGGCGGCGCAAGCAGCGGCAGCAGCCGCGGGGGAAGCGGGCCCGGCCCGGGAAGAAGAAGCGGGACTGCAGCCCCGACTGCGGTGACTGCTGCGACGCGGACTGCTTCTCGTTCCTCGCCCTGACCGTGCTGCTCCAGGCGCTGCTCGGGATGTTCCTCGCGAGCGCGGTCGACCCCCACACGGCGCGCCCGTCCTCGGCGGGCGCGCGCCTGGCGTCGCGGGCGGTGCGGTCCTACCAGGTGAACGTCTCGGCGGGCCGGTCCGAGCCGGTCTGCAACCTCAGCCCGTCCTGCTCGCGCTACGGCCTCCAGGCCATCTCC
This Nocardioides alkalitolerans DNA region includes the following protein-coding sequences:
- the yidD gene encoding membrane protein insertion efficiency factor YidD; the encoded protein is MSIVRWWDQRRRKQRQQPRGKRARPGKKKRDCSPDCGDCCDADCFSFLALTVLLQALLGMFLASAVDPHTARPSSAGARLASRAVRSYQVNVSAGRSEPVCNLSPSCSRYGLQAISAHGLLGGGIRVLRRLRACRAASHAC
- a CDS encoding allantoate amidohydrolase; this translates as MSATSSAPSGPASVAGLLGEIADVGRDATRGGWSRFVYEDAELTLREWFVEQAQRRSLEVETDRNGAIWAWRPGTGPGGGAGAPHAIVTGSHLDSVPGGGAFDGPLGVASALAAVDLLDARGVRTERPLAVVAFPEEEGARFGVACLGSRLLAGAIDPDRARGLRDADGRTFAEVAAGAGLDVDRIGPDPARLAGIDAFVELHVEQGRGLVDLGRPVAIGSSILGHGRWRFSVTGEGNHAGTTRMPDRRDPMVVAAGIVLAARDAAVAHAEARATVGRVVPVPGGTNVIASRVDLWLDARHPDDAVTAAVVAEIERQAGRLAAAQGCAVTLTEESYGGTVHFDADLSGRLAQVLPDAPVLDTGAGHDAGVLASAIPTAMLFTRNPTGVSHSPEEACEDVDAEAGAVALADVLERLLREPVGVS
- a CDS encoding XRE family transcriptional regulator, translated to MSTEENDAALLRNRAGTARERRPEDPLEELELEEAIARNVRSLRTQQGLSVGETAERVGISKAMLSKIENAQTSCSLSTLARLAVGLDVPVTSLFRGADAERPAAFVAAGTGARIVRAGTKEGHEYELLGSLRGEHKRLECLHVTLTEKSETYPLFQHPGTEFIFMLEGVMDYSHSRSVYRLHPGDSLQMDGEGAHGPVELVELPIRFLSVIAFPEASL